CACACTCGTTGCCTTCTCTAAGAGTATGATGGAAAACAATAGTCCAATCCATGTTTTGGAATTGTCTAATTTTCTTGATGAGAGGAGCATAAGGATGAAGAGGAGAGATATCATGTTCCACCAAACCAATTGCAATCGTTGAATCTGATTCAATGATttttaactttcacaaactaTATAGACTACATACATtctttattcaatgaacctaaaaaatgttttatctcttatatttagaACTAGAGAGAGTACGtaagagaaacaaaaatataCTCATATCATATGTAATACCTTATGAAATTGGTGGTTGCCAAGTGTGATGTTGCTGCGTTTGGTTATGTTGTTGTTCCGCTGGAACATCATTTGCTATAGACCACTCACTCCAAACTTGAGAGGCTTGCATACCTAAGTGAGCTGCGTTTCTCTTTTGATTATTCCACAACCAGCTGTTTCTATTGTTCCATATCATGAATTATCTTCTGGTTTGCATGCTTTTATTACTCATGTTATTTTCTTGCTAATGATTCCTAATGTGGTTAATATTAATGTTTTTGATTTAGCTCTATATGgacaatatttttcaaaaatatataattagtcTATCTTTTTTAAAAAGGTATTTGTAttgttaatataataatttttgttgaatGATTACTTTTTGGTGTTAACTTTTTAGTTCTTGAGAACCAATCATAGTTGGTCCGGTTTTTAAATTGTGTTTGCGATGCAATAATGGTTGCGGTTGACGTGATTGCGGTCATTGCAGTTGCTGCAATGCGCCATGCGACTGATGCGGCGtgaaatctttgaaatttcacaaactATATAAAATGCACCACTATGTCACTACACTATCTAATATTTATCCATCATTGCGTattagtttattccataaacactAATTTGAATGTGCTTAAAATACACGGTTGAAAGATAAAAGTgtaagatttttcatttatttgacaccaattaggatttgaagttcataaattttaatttttgtgagaAAATTTTAACGAACATCGTCAAAATCGTCTAATGCGGCTTCTGATGCGGTTACGATGCAgccgtacacgtgaattaaaATCACATCGCAATTGCGGTGCGATGCGGATGTGGAGACTATCGCGTCAGCAATACTACGGCCGCAATTGTGAATGcagactgcaatttaaaactttgGTGCTGGATTTGGTAAGGAAGAGTGGAAGACTACGGTTTTATCTCCCGCAACTCTGATCgggaggggctgaaaccacttaataTCAGAACTgtctccgaaccagattaggcagTCCAATGAGCATGAtacatgtggaaaaaaaatGAGTAAAATGATAGTTAGTAAACAAAAAACTTCCTGATATAACATTCTGAAAATTACTTTTCTTCTGATAATATGATTTGGATATGTATATACATACATAACTATTATAATGTAACCTGACTACAAGTATATCTTATTGATTGATAAAACAAAGATGGATCACTGCATTTGGGTGGAAGGCAGAGATGGCAACAGTGATGAGTTACTTCTGCTCTTTTTCATGCTTCTTAGCAGAGACGACTCCTTACTGAAGTTTTTCATTGCAGTGAAATCAGACCAGAATTTGTTTCCTGTGTGAGACTGCCAGCCTGCCAGCATACTTACTAACTACTGTTGCCATCATAAAAAATACAAGGGTaaaatgtgtttggttctgtaatgttagcgaatttgaattttagtccctaaaaaaattcttttaatttgCCTCTATAATTTGAAATTACTTTGGTTTTAGTCTTAATGTGGTCATGTCACACAAAAATGCTGACATGGCCAAAATCTGTTATTTGAACCACTATCACGTGTTCAGAGACAGCTAATTTGGCAAATTACAGGGATGAAAACCAAAATTCGAACAAAAATTATCAAAGGGCACTGATTTGGCCATGTCACACAACGAGACGTCTGGCCGCCGCTAAACTATAGAATGGATTGTCATTTAAATTCAACCCAATTATTAATGTTCCATCTCGAGCATTGAGAATATGAACATCCTCAATCTTTCATATACACTTATGTAAACCAACCACTACACAATTATCTTTACCTTCATCTACCACATTAACCTACCGTTACTAATTATTTCCCCTACCTAGCAACTATATATATGATAAGACCCTAAACTTTTTCTACATAATGACTTCCTCTCACAATAAAGCTTTATTTCTTGTTGCTCATGTGATCATTGGATTGATCTCATCAACATCTATAGAGTCTAGGCAACTATCCAACCCTTCCAATGTGATGAGCCTTGAAGCAAGATTGAAGGTGAGTGATGAGCCTTCTAATTGTTGGGAATCACTAGTCAAGCTACAAGCATGTAGTGGTgaaattataacattttttgtTAATGGTGAGACTTTTTTAGGCAATGGTTGTTGTCAAGCAATTAGGGTTATTGGACATGATTGTTGGCCTAATGTTGTTGCCTCACTTGGATTCACAAATGAAGAGACTGATATATTGGAAGGTTATTGTGATAAACTTGAGGATGTTCATTCACCACCACCACTAAAATAATTGTTCCATAAAGGAATAATAAGTAATATTTAACTTTGGTCTTTTATGGTTTTCAATAAAAATGTTACattcgcaaaaaaaaaaagttacaattttgtttactttttattttggttttgatGTAGCCTTAATTTACACTTGTCTATGAAAGTATGAAACACAATTTTTTGATATGCATTTTCCCTTAATATTATGTAGTGAAAAAGAACTTGTGTTGTATCTAAGGATAAAATGGATGGATTTAAACGGTATTTAGAGTTATTATTCAGATCGAacgcaaaaagaaaaaaaatgttaataaattattatgcaTTGATAATGATTTTTGAGAAATCATGCGTTAAAGTTTGACATAATGACCTTGGATATGGATCTTGCTAAATTTCTTTGGACCAACATTATTTATCCCCGTATGGATTTTTTACAATGCtatgtttttattttgggtTCTTTACTTGTTTGGTTTTGTACTccaaatttcattaaaaaaaattcttactgAGTTTGTGCCAAGCTATtagaatataaaaattaatatataagtaattagTAGTTAGAAATTCCTTAGTTTGTAATTATTAGgtagtttttttcatttctcacaAATTTTATACATAGAGTTCCTCATGTACttattcattattttatttttatttttttataagcaaaaatatattataagagAGTACTCAATCATTTACAATACAAAGCAAGTTATTATATGTTTTGACTTACGGCCAtcagaaaaggaaaagaatGACTTATGGTTATAACGACCGCTAAACCAAATCCAAGAAATAGTTTTAATGTCATCCAATAACTGAGAGGCATTCAGCAATACTCCATTAAAAACCACATTGTTTCTAAGCTTCCAAATACTTCAAGTAACGGTCAATCAAATTAAATGTCTAACatgattactttttttttatttaatcaaagtaccaaaagataaaaaaatgatttcatCCTTCCAAACCTATCAATAATCTTTGTCCTATCCATCTAAAAATAGCTTCCCACGCAACTTTCACAAAATAGCAATGAAAGAAAAGATGGGAGCAATCTTCACTATTCAGAAACTAGACCACTGCCAAGATCACACGAGAAGATCGCCATTCCAAGTCAGCCTATATGCAATCGTAACATCCTGACATTCTTCTTTAGCAAAGAGATTAAGGAATAAGCCACAAAATGAAAGATAACCAACCCACTTAAACCTCCAAAACCCAATGTTCTTTCCATTACCAACACAACAGCCCGTGTTtgatttaaaacaattatcCTCCAACATCCTGTCAATGCCTAAGACATCATTCCACCAAATCGAATCCTTACCTCCAACCTGTAATGTTATCCCGCTTAAAATTTTATTGGGTAAATGACCATATCTAAAGCTCAACAAATCACCCCACATTTCCGTCTACTAAGAAATCtccattttcattattatttttctttattcaccaccaaaaaataaaattgaggtaaaattaaacttcaaaataaaacttcaaGCTAACTTATTTGTTATATGAAATTAATCTTCATCT
This portion of the Trifolium pratense cultivar HEN17-A07 linkage group LG3, ARS_RC_1.1, whole genome shotgun sequence genome encodes:
- the LOC123915287 gene encoding egg cell-secreted protein 1.1-like codes for the protein MTSSHNKALFLVAHVIIGLISSTSIESRQLSNPSNVMSLEARLKVSDEPSNCWESLVKLQACSGEIITFFVNGETFLGNGCCQAIRVIGHDCWPNVVASLGFTNEETDILEGYCDKLEDVHSPPPLK